A portion of the Glycine max cultivar Williams 82 chromosome 10, Glycine_max_v4.0, whole genome shotgun sequence genome contains these proteins:
- the LOC100775242 gene encoding uncharacterized protein: protein MEMNSVPGVMSEAEYEEDTFYAEIRRQILLLTSEDNEDLLETRSFNPINVTNGGSNRSAYSFNCASPSASNFSLWERHSSGSPPLWLVNLWKNGKGTGVFIPQVACRKNQRPGRMNNSRRKIYRPVVNKD from the exons ATGGAGATGAATTCAGTTCCTGGTGTTATGTCTGAGGCAGAATATGAAGAAGATACTTTCTATGCTGAGATTAGGAGGCAGATTCTGCTATTGACATCTGAAGACAATGAAGATTTACTAGAAACAAGAAGTTTCAACCCCATTAATGTCACAAATGGTGGTTCAAACAGGTCAGCTTACAGCTTTAACTGTGCATCTCCATCCGCAAGCAACTTTTCTTTGTGGGAAAGACATAGTTCTGGTTCACCACCCCTTTGGCTAGTGAACTTGTGGAAGAATGGTAAAGGTACTGGGGTGTTCATTCCACAAGTGGCATGCAGGAAAAACCAAAGACCAG GAAGAATGAACAATAGCAGGAGAAAAATCTATAGACCAGTGGTAAATAAGGATTGA
- the TGA12 gene encoding transcription factor TGA2.2 isoform X2: protein MQSFNTTESESTSPLYSHSPFYHRGNDPSRNPTRFSDLQHSFRQHDAVDLSSSSVFGAKSSNVAVVASNLQCGTFNTNLGCAEFGSIEQRGMFQRGTNSATTVSMGNRHVENWAEDSQHTEDTCTDIDTDDKNQCFSTVSWCNGVGDGALVVVDSQDQSKTKVKAEDQKTVRRLAQNREAARKSRLRKKLETSRVRLAQLEQELQRARQQGAFIATGNQGDRSHSAVGNGALAFDMDYARWFDEHQRLINDIRSAINSQMDENELHLLVDGVMAHYDELFRLKSIGAKADVFHILSGMWKTPAERCFIWLGGFRSSELLKIVRNQLEPLTEQQLMGIYNLQQSSQQAEDALSQGMDALQQSLSETLSSSSLGPSGSGNVAEYMGQMAIALGKLATLENFLHQADLLRQQTLQQMRRILTTFQAARALLVINDYVSRLRALNSLWLACPREY, encoded by the exons atgcaaagctTCAACACAACCGAATCAGAATCGACCTCACCTCTATATTCCCATTCTCCCTTCTATCACCg GGGAAATGACCCCAGCCGAAATCCAACGCGTTTCTCGGATCTTCAGCATTCTTTTCGGCAACACGATGCCGTTGATTTAAGCTCAA GTTCTGTGTTTGGTGCAAAGTCGAGCAATGTGGCTGTTGTTGCAAGCAACTTGCAGTGTGGGACATTCAACACG AACCTTGGGTGTGCAGAATTTGGTTCGATAGAGCAGCGAGGCATGTTTCAGAGAGGAACCAATAGCGCCACCACCGTGTCCATGGGGAACCGGCACGTTGAGAACTGGGCAGAAGATAGCCAACACACTGAAGATACTTGCACAGATATAGACACCGATGATAAAAACCAA TGTTTCTCAACTGTGTCTTGGTGCAATGGAGTTGGGGACGGGGCACTTGTAGTTGTAGACTCACAGGATCAAAGTAAGACTAAGGTTAAAGCTGAAGACCAGAAG ACCGTACGTAGGCTAGCTCAGAATCGTGAGGCTGCTAGGAAGAGTCGGTTGAGGAAAAAG TTGGAGACCAGTCGAGTTAGACTTGCGCAATTAGAGCAAGAACTTCAACGGGCACGTCAGCAG GGTGCATTTATTGCAACTGGAAACCAGGGGGATCGCAGTCATTCTGCTGTTGGAAATG GTGCCCTAGCATTTGACATGGACTATGCCCGTTGGTTTGATGAGCATCAACGGCTGATCAATGATATAAGATCAGCTATAAATTctcaaatggatgagaatgaaCTGCACCTTCTTGTAGATGGAGTGATGGCACATTATGATGAATTATTTAGGTTGAAGAGCATAGGGGCAAAGGCTGATGTATTTCACATACTTTCTGGGATGTGGAAGACACCTGCAGAAAGATGCTTCATATGGCTCGGTGGTTTTCGATCTTCGGAACTTCTCAAG ATAGTTAGAAACCAGCTTGAGCCGTTAACCGAACAGCAGTTGATGGGCATTTACAATCTGCAGCAGTCTTCCCAGCAGGCTGAGGATGCATTATCACAAGGCATGGATGCATTGCAGCAGTCTCTTTCAGAGACACTTTCTTCCTCCTCTTTAGGGCCCTCTGGTTCTGGAAATGTTGCTGAGTACATGGGCCAAATGGCAATTGCACTGGGCAAGCTGGCCACACTAGAGAATTTCCTTCATCAG GCTGACCTATTGAGGCAACAAACTCTGCAACAGATGCGTCGAATTTTGACCACTTTCCAAGCTGCTCGTGCGCTACTTGTGATAAATGATTACGTTTCACGGCTTAGAGCTCTTAATTCATTATGGTTAGCGTGTCCTAGAGAGTACTAG
- the TGA12 gene encoding transcription factor TGA2.2 isoform X1 — MQSFNTTESESTSPLYSHSPFYHRGNDPSRNPTRFSDLQHSFRQHDAVDLSSSSVFGAKSSNVAVVASNLQCGTFNTNLGCAEFGSIEQRGMFQRGTNSATTVSMGNRHVENWAEDSQHTEDTCTDIDTDDKNQCFSTVSWCNGVGDGALVVVDSQDQSKTKVKAEDQKTVRRLAQNREAARKSRLRKKAYVQQLETSRVRLAQLEQELQRARQQGAFIATGNQGDRSHSAVGNGALAFDMDYARWFDEHQRLINDIRSAINSQMDENELHLLVDGVMAHYDELFRLKSIGAKADVFHILSGMWKTPAERCFIWLGGFRSSELLKIVRNQLEPLTEQQLMGIYNLQQSSQQAEDALSQGMDALQQSLSETLSSSSLGPSGSGNVAEYMGQMAIALGKLATLENFLHQADLLRQQTLQQMRRILTTFQAARALLVINDYVSRLRALNSLWLACPREY, encoded by the exons atgcaaagctTCAACACAACCGAATCAGAATCGACCTCACCTCTATATTCCCATTCTCCCTTCTATCACCg GGGAAATGACCCCAGCCGAAATCCAACGCGTTTCTCGGATCTTCAGCATTCTTTTCGGCAACACGATGCCGTTGATTTAAGCTCAA GTTCTGTGTTTGGTGCAAAGTCGAGCAATGTGGCTGTTGTTGCAAGCAACTTGCAGTGTGGGACATTCAACACG AACCTTGGGTGTGCAGAATTTGGTTCGATAGAGCAGCGAGGCATGTTTCAGAGAGGAACCAATAGCGCCACCACCGTGTCCATGGGGAACCGGCACGTTGAGAACTGGGCAGAAGATAGCCAACACACTGAAGATACTTGCACAGATATAGACACCGATGATAAAAACCAA TGTTTCTCAACTGTGTCTTGGTGCAATGGAGTTGGGGACGGGGCACTTGTAGTTGTAGACTCACAGGATCAAAGTAAGACTAAGGTTAAAGCTGAAGACCAGAAG ACCGTACGTAGGCTAGCTCAGAATCGTGAGGCTGCTAGGAAGAGTCGGTTGAGGAAAAAG GCATATGTGCAACAGTTGGAGACCAGTCGAGTTAGACTTGCGCAATTAGAGCAAGAACTTCAACGGGCACGTCAGCAG GGTGCATTTATTGCAACTGGAAACCAGGGGGATCGCAGTCATTCTGCTGTTGGAAATG GTGCCCTAGCATTTGACATGGACTATGCCCGTTGGTTTGATGAGCATCAACGGCTGATCAATGATATAAGATCAGCTATAAATTctcaaatggatgagaatgaaCTGCACCTTCTTGTAGATGGAGTGATGGCACATTATGATGAATTATTTAGGTTGAAGAGCATAGGGGCAAAGGCTGATGTATTTCACATACTTTCTGGGATGTGGAAGACACCTGCAGAAAGATGCTTCATATGGCTCGGTGGTTTTCGATCTTCGGAACTTCTCAAG ATAGTTAGAAACCAGCTTGAGCCGTTAACCGAACAGCAGTTGATGGGCATTTACAATCTGCAGCAGTCTTCCCAGCAGGCTGAGGATGCATTATCACAAGGCATGGATGCATTGCAGCAGTCTCTTTCAGAGACACTTTCTTCCTCCTCTTTAGGGCCCTCTGGTTCTGGAAATGTTGCTGAGTACATGGGCCAAATGGCAATTGCACTGGGCAAGCTGGCCACACTAGAGAATTTCCTTCATCAG GCTGACCTATTGAGGCAACAAACTCTGCAACAGATGCGTCGAATTTTGACCACTTTCCAAGCTGCTCGTGCGCTACTTGTGATAAATGATTACGTTTCACGGCTTAGAGCTCTTAATTCATTATGGTTAGCGTGTCCTAGAGAGTACTAG
- the LOC100786110 gene encoding CTL-like protein DDB_G0274487, translated as MDSPSSSSSSSEFASIGTTGQSAARSGGGEGVTAEQSRRWHDVFWLGIFLIHLIGMGFLMGVLGLNRFERENRLNIDKYTSRFSENESGLTETYWPLYAAAGGVGTFLGWSWLLLLGFQATQMMKVSVHILTTYLAVISVLCFWAGQIFWGVAFAIGASIQFLYVISVIDRLPFTMLVLQKAVKMVWNIPEVMRVAYAFMFVVLLWMALWSFGAAGVVASSMGDGGRWWLLVVLSVSLFWTGAVLCNTVHVVVSGMVFLVLFHGGRDAASIPANSLMKSLQYALTTSFGSICYGSLFTAAIRTLRWEIRGFRSKIGNNECLLCLVDFLFHLVETLVRFFNKYAYVQIAVYGKSFNHSARDAWELFQSTGVEALVAYDCSGAVLLMGTVFGGLITGTCSGVWAWVKWKDRVIMIGYTTMLMGMVLVGLAMVVVESAVTSIYICYAEDPLLIQRWDAEFFNQMSETLHQRLQYRSARAREVLTHNRLDDIVQQNASI; from the exons ATGGATtctccctcttcctcttcctcctcctccgaGTTCGCTTCCATAGGCACCACTGGTCAG AGTGCTGCTCGGAGTGGCGGAGGAGAAGGCGTGACGGCGGAGCAGTCGCGACGGTGGCACGACGTGTTCTGGTTAGGAATATTCTTAATCCATTTGATAGGGATGGGGTTTCTTATGGGGGTTCTTGGTCTAAATAGGTTCGAGAGAGAGAATAGGCTTAACATTGACAAGTACACGTCCCGGTTTTCTGAGAATGAATCCGGGTTGACCGAGACCTACTGGCCACTGTATGCTGCTGCTGGTGGGGTTGGGACTTTCCTTGGATGGagttggttgttgttgttgggtttTCAGGCTACTCAAATGATGAAGGTTTCTGTTCACATACTCACCACTTACCTTGCTGTCATTAGTGTTTTGTGCTTCTGGGCTGGCCAGATTTTCTGGGGGGTTGCTTTTGCTATTGGAGCTTCTATTCAGTTCCTGTATGTCATTTCAGTCATAGACAG ACTTCCATTTACGATGTTGGTTCTGCAAAAAGCTGTGAAGATGGTTTGGAATATTCCCGAGGTTATGAGAGTGGCATATGCATTTATGTTTGTCGTGCTTTTATGGATGGCCTTATGGTCATTTGGAGCAGCGGGTGTTGTGGCTTCAAGCATGGGTGATGGTGGACGCTGGTGGCTTCTTGTG GTTCTCTCTGTGAGCTTATTTTGGACAGGTGCAGTACTATGTAATACTGTGCATGTTGTAGTGTCTGGGATGGtgtttcttgttctttttcATGGTGGTAGAGATGCAGCTTCTATTCCAGCTAACTCCTTAATGAAATCTCTACAGTATGCTTTAACAACATCTTTTGGCAGCATTTGTTATGGTTCGTTATTTACTGCAGCTATTAGGACACTACGGTGGGAG ATACGGGGATTTCGGTCAAAGATTGGCAATAATGAGTGTTTACTTTGCTTGGTTGATTTCCTTTTTCATCTTGTGGAGACTCTTGTTCGTTTTTTTAACAAGTATGCATATGTTCAG ATTGCTGTTTATGGTAAAAGCTTTAACCATTCAGCTAGAGATGCATGGGAGTTATTTCAGTCAACTGGGGTTGAAGCACTTGTGGCGTATGATTGTTCTGGTGCTGTTCTTCTAATGGGCACTGTTTTTGGTGGGCTGATTACTGGAACTTGCTCTGGTGTTTGGGCATGGGTTAAATGGAAAGACAGAGTTATTATGATTGGATACACAACCATGCTGATGGGGATGGTACTG GTTGGATTGGCCATGGTTGTGGTGGAAAGTGCTGTTACATCCATATATATCTGCTATGCAGAAGACCCCTTATTGATTCAGAGATGGGATGCTGAATTTTTCAACCAGATGTCCGAGACTCTTCATCAGAGACTTCAATATAGGAGTGCTCGAGCAAGGGAAGTTTTAACCCACAATCGACTCGATGACATTGTACAACAAAACGCATCTATTTAA
- the LOC100527455 gene encoding GDT1 domain-containing protein isoform X1 has protein sequence MSSIVQGFSKSLAMTILSEIGDKTFFAAAILAMRHPRRLVLSGCLSALIVMTILSALVGWAAPNLISRTWTHHITTFLFLGFGLWSLKDAIFEQGDAEELAEVEAKLDKDWKASNGATKNSNKDDDATKKHKRSFLSQFFSPIFLQAFSITFFGEWGDKSQLATIGLAADENPFGVVLGGILGQALCTSAAVVGGKSLASQISEKIVALSGGILFIVFGIQSFLSPVES, from the exons ATGAGCTCAATCGTTCAG GGTTTCTCCAAGTCACTGGCCATGACCATTCTCTCTGAGATCGGTGACAAAACGTTTTTTGCAGCTGCG ATACTGGCTATGCGACACCCTAGACGCCTAGTCTTATCAGGTTGCTTATCGGCTTTGATT GTGATGACCATTCTCTCTGCTCTTGTTGGCTGGGCAGCTCCAAATCTG ATCTCTCGCACATGGACTCATCACATTACAACATTTTTATTCTTGGGATTTGGACTTTGGTCCTTGAAAGATGCTATATTTGAACAAGG GGATGCGGAAGAATTGGCTGAAGTTGAAGCTAAATTG GATAAAGATTGGAAGGCTAGCAATGGAGCTACAAAAAATAGCAataag GATGATGATGCCACAAAAAAGCATAAACGGTCATTTTTATCTCAgtttttttctcctatctttttACAG GCATTTTCAATCACCTTTTTTGGTGAATGGGGTGACAAGAGCCAG CTGGCTACCATAGGTTTGGCTGCAGATGAGAACCCATTTGGTGTGGTTCTTGGAGGGATTCT GGGACAAGCATTGTGCACTTCTGCTGCTGTTGTTGGAGGGAAGAGTTTAGCTTCTCAGATATCTGAAAAAATT GTTGCACTCTCAGGTGGAattcttttcattgtttttgGAATTCAGTCATTCCTCTCTCCAGTTGAATCATGA
- the LOC100527455 gene encoding GDT1 domain-containing protein isoform X3, with translation MSSIVQGFSKSLAMTILSEIGDKTFFAAAILAMRHPRRLVLSGCLSALIVMTILSALVGWAAPNLISRTWTHHITTFLFLGFGLWSLKDAIFEQGDAEELAEVEAKLDKDWKASNGATKNSNKDDDATKKHKRSFLSQFFSPIFLQAFSITFFGEWGDKSQLATIGLAADENPFGVVLGGILRQM, from the exons ATGAGCTCAATCGTTCAG GGTTTCTCCAAGTCACTGGCCATGACCATTCTCTCTGAGATCGGTGACAAAACGTTTTTTGCAGCTGCG ATACTGGCTATGCGACACCCTAGACGCCTAGTCTTATCAGGTTGCTTATCGGCTTTGATT GTGATGACCATTCTCTCTGCTCTTGTTGGCTGGGCAGCTCCAAATCTG ATCTCTCGCACATGGACTCATCACATTACAACATTTTTATTCTTGGGATTTGGACTTTGGTCCTTGAAAGATGCTATATTTGAACAAGG GGATGCGGAAGAATTGGCTGAAGTTGAAGCTAAATTG GATAAAGATTGGAAGGCTAGCAATGGAGCTACAAAAAATAGCAataag GATGATGATGCCACAAAAAAGCATAAACGGTCATTTTTATCTCAgtttttttctcctatctttttACAG GCATTTTCAATCACCTTTTTTGGTGAATGGGGTGACAAGAGCCAG CTGGCTACCATAGGTTTGGCTGCAGATGAGAACCCATTTGGTGTGGTTCTTGGAGGGATTCT GAGACAAATGTAA
- the LOC100527455 gene encoding GDT1 domain-containing protein isoform X2 has product MSSIVQGFSKSLAMTILSEIGDKTFFAAAILAMRHPRRLVLSGCLSALIVMTILSALVGWAAPNLISRTWTHHITTFLFLGFGLWSLKDAIFEQGDAEELAEVEAKLDKDWKASNGATKNSNKAFSITFFGEWGDKSQLATIGLAADENPFGVVLGGILGQALCTSAAVVGGKSLASQISEKIVALSGGILFIVFGIQSFLSPVES; this is encoded by the exons ATGAGCTCAATCGTTCAG GGTTTCTCCAAGTCACTGGCCATGACCATTCTCTCTGAGATCGGTGACAAAACGTTTTTTGCAGCTGCG ATACTGGCTATGCGACACCCTAGACGCCTAGTCTTATCAGGTTGCTTATCGGCTTTGATT GTGATGACCATTCTCTCTGCTCTTGTTGGCTGGGCAGCTCCAAATCTG ATCTCTCGCACATGGACTCATCACATTACAACATTTTTATTCTTGGGATTTGGACTTTGGTCCTTGAAAGATGCTATATTTGAACAAGG GGATGCGGAAGAATTGGCTGAAGTTGAAGCTAAATTG GATAAAGATTGGAAGGCTAGCAATGGAGCTACAAAAAATAGCAataag GCATTTTCAATCACCTTTTTTGGTGAATGGGGTGACAAGAGCCAG CTGGCTACCATAGGTTTGGCTGCAGATGAGAACCCATTTGGTGTGGTTCTTGGAGGGATTCT GGGACAAGCATTGTGCACTTCTGCTGCTGTTGTTGGAGGGAAGAGTTTAGCTTCTCAGATATCTGAAAAAATT GTTGCACTCTCAGGTGGAattcttttcattgtttttgGAATTCAGTCATTCCTCTCTCCAGTTGAATCATGA
- the LOC100786624 gene encoding protein SEEDLING PLASTID DEVELOPMENT 1 yields the protein MNTFTRTTISHFISSLRPPRFPRNGIPCTASPEIRRPSDRFYGSSPSTSRPEDLNLFLELLPLTLRRELYLHTEIGGLIEVVMDLGRKPLARFPSGDWVISEQPIAQEDLRHAISKVGEFSDDNRSGIDRSLHRISAIRNRKMQIIGLTCRVGRAVGGSAEIIRDLVEDGGSILVIGPPGVGKTTLIREIARMLADEFRKRVVIVDTSNEIGGDGDVPHAGIGRARRTQVPNVNMQHGVMIEAIENHMPETIIIDEIGTELEALAASTIAQRGVQLVGTAHGMTIENIIKNPYLQILVGGIESVTLGETSDLTNNDITSSEIESSKDDKDHPRTWSTNWSTSVPVMTRSSRMQVYTYKILEADLLQVAKVMGLEDVIDVTDDIGTAEAILASSSEIRQNPWIRGVAKFHHVPVFVIKSNTMAQVVKAVRMILGLEFFGPTPKKALNECLDIEIEDDEPKRKPSLEEIDALEEVRLAIEYIVIPGGEPVELLPRRSEIIARQLELVQSYQLAAEKSGSDQNPRLQILPLRLNTKKPSKSTIGRKKTSPTSMSTGDSGNGISVTKASYFS from the exons ATGAATACTTTCACTAGAACAAcg ATCTCCCACTTCATATCCTCCCTCCGTCCCCCACGCTTCCCTAGAAACGGAATCCCATGTACGGCTTCGCCGGAGATTCGCCGCCCCTCCGATCGCTTCTACGGCTCCTCTCCATCGACGTCTCGCCCGGAGGACCTGAACCTCTTCCTGGAGCTGCTCCCTCTGACGTTGCGGAGGGAACTGTATCTCCACACCGAAATCGGAGGCCTCATAGAGGTCGTCATGGATTTGGGTAGAAAACCTCTGGCACGGTTCCCTTCCGGTGATTGGGTCATCTCCGAACAACCCATTGCGCAAGAGGATTTACGCCATGCCATTTCAAAG GTTGGTGAGTTTTCTGATGACAACAGGTCAGGTATTGATAGGTCTTTGCATCGGATAAGTGCGATTCGGAATCGGAAAATGCAAATCATTGGGCTTACTTGTCGTGTGGGTCGAGCTGTGGGTGGCAGTGCTGAAATCATccgtgatttggttgaggatgGAGGTTCTATCTTGGTCATTGGACCTCCTGGAGTCGGTAAAACAACCTTAATCAG AGAGATTGCTAGGATGCTGGCTGATGAGTTCAGGAAGCGTGTTGTAATAGTGGATACCTCTAATGAAATTGGAGGTGATGGAGATGTTCCTCATGCAGGAATAGGCAGGGCCAGGAGGACGCAAGTTCCAAATGTGAATATGCAGCATGGT GTTATGATTGAAGCAATTGAAAATCACATGCCTGAAACCattattattgatgaaattGGAACGGAGCTTGAGGCATTGGCAGCCAGTACTATTGCTCAAAGAGGAGTTCAATTGGTTGGAACGGCACATGGAATGACCAttgaaaacataataaaaaatcctTATCTTCAGATTCTTGTTGGTGGCATAGAG AGCGTGACCCTTGGAGAAACTTCTGATTTAACTAACAATGATATCACGAGTTCTGAAATTGAATCTAGTAAGGATGATAAAGACCATCCACGTACTTGGTCCACGAACTGGAGTACCAGTGTACCTGTGATGACGAGGAGTTCACGAATGCAAGTTTATACTTATAAG ATTCTTGAAGCTGATCTACTACAAGTTGCAAAGGTAATGGGGCTTGAAGATGTAATAGATGTGACTGATGACATTGGAACTGCTGAAGCAATTCTAGCATCCAGTTCTGAGATCCGACAAAACCCATGGATCCGTGGTGTGGCAAAATTCCATCACGTACCTGTATTTGTTATCAAG TCCAATACCATGGCACAAGTGGTCAAGGCAGTGCGCATGATCCTTGGGCTAGAATTCTTTGGCCCTACACCAAAGAAGGCATTAAATGAATGTTTGGATATTGAAATCGAGGATGATGAACCTAAACGAAAACCATCTTTGGAAGAGATTGATGCCTTGGAG GAGGTCAGGCTTGCAATAGAGTACATTGTGATTCCTGGTGGAGAACCTGTGGAACTTCTTCCTAGACGCTCTGAAATTATTGCCCGGCAGCTTGAACTCGTTCAAAGTTATCAGTTGGCTGCTGAAAAGTCAGGTAGCGATCAGAATCCCAGGTTGCAAATTCTTCCCTTGAGGCTAAATACAAAAAAACCCTCTAAATCTACTATTGGCCGTAAGAAAACAAGTCCTACCTCAATGTCTACTGGTGACAGCGGCAATGGCATCAGTGTCACCAAGGCTTCCTATTTTTCCtga
- the LOC100776333 gene encoding glycine-rich RNA-binding protein RZ1C isoform X2: MAAKEENRIFVGGLSWDVTERQLEHAFARYGKILECQIMMERDTGRPRGFGFITFADRRGMEDAIKEMHGREIGDRIISVNKAQPKMGGDDADQGYRGGYSSGGRGSYGAGDRVGQDDCFKCGRPGHWARDCPLAGGGRGRGGSSFPSRPRFGAAGGHGDRLGGERDRYVDDRYDGGRYGDRDRFDNRDYKYGSRDRYAGDRYPTSGDRFASDRYGAGSDYPQNGYGKERGYDRYSGPRGGADRYGSGMGGRDEGRSYRGRPGPYDRPSRGSRSSLDRY, encoded by the exons ATGGCTGCGAAGGAAGAGAATCGAATATTTGTTGGAGGTTTATCCTGGGACGTTACGGAGCGTCAACTCGAGCATGCCTTTGCTCGTTACGGCAAAATTCTCGAATGCCAG ATCATGATGGAAAGGGATACAGGCCGTCCACGTGGATTTGGGTTTATCACATTTGCAGACCGTAGGGGAATGGAGGATGCAATCAAGGAAATGCATGGACGGGAAATTGGTGATCGTATCATCTCAGTCAACAAAGCACAGCCCAAGATGGGGGGTGATGATGCAGACCAAGGTTACAGAGGTGGCTACTCATCAGGTGGTAGGGGAAGCTATGGTGCTGGAGATAGGGTAGGACAGGATGACTGCTTCAAATGTGGGCGTCCAGGGCATTGGGCCCGAGATTGTCCTTTGGCAGGAGGTGGTCGTGGTCGGGGTGGTAGTTCATTTCCTTCACGTCCTAGGTTTGGAGCTGCTGGTGGACATGGGGATCGCCTGGGTGGTGAACGTGATCGATACGTTGATGATCGGTATGATGGAGGACGTTATGGAGATAGGGATCGTTTTGATAACCGTGACTACAAATATGGCAGCCGCGACCGCTATGCTGGTGACAG GTATCCAACCAGTGGAGATCGATTTGCAAGTGATCGATATGGCGCTGGCTCAGACTACCCACAAAATGGTTATGGCAAGGAAAGAGGGTATGACCGGTACAGTGGTCCACGAGGAGGTGCTGATAGGTATGGAAGTGGAATGGGAGGTCGAGATGAAGGAAGGAGTTATAGGGGTAGACCTGGTCCATATGACCGCCCAAGCAGGGGTTCTCGTTCATCACTTGATCGCTACTGA
- the LOC100776333 gene encoding glycine-rich RNA-binding protein RZ1C isoform X1, which produces MEHAEILAQNVEVIVVRDVCCQIWTWNSSEWLSYMKTILVLYHCNTEIMMERDTGRPRGFGFITFADRRGMEDAIKEMHGREIGDRIISVNKAQPKMGGDDADQGYRGGYSSGGRGSYGAGDRVGQDDCFKCGRPGHWARDCPLAGGGRGRGGSSFPSRPRFGAAGGHGDRLGGERDRYVDDRYDGGRYGDRDRFDNRDYKYGSRDRYAGDRYPTSGDRFASDRYGAGSDYPQNGYGKERGYDRYSGPRGGADRYGSGMGGRDEGRSYRGRPGPYDRPSRGSRSSLDRY; this is translated from the exons ATGGAACATGCTGAAATTCTAGCTCAGAATGTGGAAGTAATTGTTGTAAGAGATGTTTGTTGTCAAATATGGACTTGGAATTCCTCTGAATGGCTTAGCTATATGAAAACCATTCTGGTGCTTTATCATTGTAACACAGAA ATCATGATGGAAAGGGATACAGGCCGTCCACGTGGATTTGGGTTTATCACATTTGCAGACCGTAGGGGAATGGAGGATGCAATCAAGGAAATGCATGGACGGGAAATTGGTGATCGTATCATCTCAGTCAACAAAGCACAGCCCAAGATGGGGGGTGATGATGCAGACCAAGGTTACAGAGGTGGCTACTCATCAGGTGGTAGGGGAAGCTATGGTGCTGGAGATAGGGTAGGACAGGATGACTGCTTCAAATGTGGGCGTCCAGGGCATTGGGCCCGAGATTGTCCTTTGGCAGGAGGTGGTCGTGGTCGGGGTGGTAGTTCATTTCCTTCACGTCCTAGGTTTGGAGCTGCTGGTGGACATGGGGATCGCCTGGGTGGTGAACGTGATCGATACGTTGATGATCGGTATGATGGAGGACGTTATGGAGATAGGGATCGTTTTGATAACCGTGACTACAAATATGGCAGCCGCGACCGCTATGCTGGTGACAG GTATCCAACCAGTGGAGATCGATTTGCAAGTGATCGATATGGCGCTGGCTCAGACTACCCACAAAATGGTTATGGCAAGGAAAGAGGGTATGACCGGTACAGTGGTCCACGAGGAGGTGCTGATAGGTATGGAAGTGGAATGGGAGGTCGAGATGAAGGAAGGAGTTATAGGGGTAGACCTGGTCCATATGACCGCCCAAGCAGGGGTTCTCGTTCATCACTTGATCGCTACTGA